A window of the Coprobacter fastidiosus genome harbors these coding sequences:
- a CDS encoding bile acid:sodium symporter family protein: MLQKLKTYMLPIAMIVGAIFYKYVESVSFLTPYLIFSMLLITYCKLSLRNMNISPLHFWLLLIQIFGSLLVYYFLLPLDSMIAEGTFICIFAPTATAAAVITGMLGGDIACLATYSLLSNMTVALTSPIIFSFMEAHGTMPFWESFLVICKQMIPLLILPFIAAIFLRKFFPKAHNALQNRQSISFYMWAISLTIVMGKTVSFIINQGSGNIKEEILIALFALIACIAQFIIGKWVGYKNNNLIAGGQGLGQKNTVLAIWMALIYLHPLASIGPASYVVWQNSINSWQLWKKQKDLKK, translated from the coding sequence ATGTTGCAGAAACTCAAAACATACATGTTGCCTATCGCCATGATAGTAGGGGCGATATTTTATAAATATGTCGAATCAGTATCTTTTTTGACTCCTTACCTTATCTTTTCTATGCTGTTGATCACCTACTGCAAATTGTCTTTACGCAACATGAATATATCCCCGCTTCATTTTTGGTTACTATTGATACAAATATTCGGAAGCCTGCTGGTCTATTACTTTTTGTTACCTCTCGACTCGATGATAGCAGAAGGAACATTTATCTGTATATTCGCTCCTACGGCAACAGCAGCAGCCGTTATCACGGGTATGTTAGGAGGCGATATAGCCTGTTTGGCGACATACAGTCTTCTCAGTAATATGACCGTAGCCCTGACATCTCCCATCATCTTCTCTTTCATGGAAGCACACGGGACAATGCCGTTTTGGGAATCATTTCTGGTTATATGCAAACAGATGATCCCTCTCCTCATCTTGCCATTTATTGCAGCAATTTTTCTGAGGAAGTTTTTTCCTAAAGCGCATAATGCCTTACAAAACCGTCAAAGCATATCATTCTATATGTGGGCTATATCTCTCACTATAGTGATGGGAAAAACAGTTTCTTTCATAATCAATCAGGGATCGGGAAATATCAAGGAAGAAATTTTAATTGCTCTTTTCGCACTAATCGCCTGTATCGCTCAATTCATTATCGGGAAATGGGTCGGATATAAAAACAATAACTTAATCGCCGGAGGTCAAGGATTGGGTCAGAAAAATACGGTTCTTGCCATTTGGATGGCTCTCATTTATCTGCACCCTCTGGCTTCCATAGGACCTGCATCTTATGTCGTGTGGCAAAACAGCATCAATTCTTGGCAACTTTGGAAAAAGCAAAAAGATTTAAAAAAGTAA
- a CDS encoding NAD(P)-dependent oxidoreductase, with the protein MKHVVLIGASGFVGTAILNELLNRGNKVTAIVRNPEKIAISNSNLSVVKADVSDVETIAATCKGKDVVISAYNPGWTNPDIYKETLKNYPLILKAVKQSGIKRLLCVGGAGTLFCAPGVRVVDSGAIPAEIMGGVKSLGEFYLNTLCNEKEIDWVFFSPAGTLEPGQRTGKFRLGKDDLIVDENGNSHISVEDYAVAMVDEMEQANHHRERFTIGY; encoded by the coding sequence ATGAAGCATGTAGTATTGATCGGAGCAAGCGGTTTTGTTGGAACTGCAATCCTTAATGAGTTATTGAACAGAGGAAACAAGGTTACAGCAATAGTTCGCAATCCTGAAAAGATTGCAATTAGTAACAGTAATTTATCAGTAGTTAAAGCAGATGTATCTGATGTGGAAACGATAGCTGCTACTTGTAAGGGAAAAGATGTTGTTATCAGCGCTTATAATCCCGGCTGGACAAACCCTGACATTTACAAAGAAACGTTGAAAAATTATCCATTAATCCTCAAAGCGGTGAAGCAATCAGGTATTAAACGACTGTTGTGTGTCGGTGGTGCTGGTACTTTATTCTGCGCTCCGGGGGTTAGAGTGGTGGATTCAGGTGCAATTCCTGCTGAGATTATGGGTGGTGTGAAATCTTTAGGTGAGTTTTACCTAAATACATTGTGCAACGAAAAAGAAATCGACTGGGTGTTTTTCTCCCCTGCCGGAACTCTTGAACCGGGACAACGTACAGGAAAGTTCCGTTTGGGAAAGGACGATCTTATTGTTGACGAAAATGGGAACAGTCATATTTCAGTAGAAGATTATGCGGTTGCAATGGTAGATGAGATGGAACAGGCAAATCACCATCGGGAACGTTTTACTATCGGTTATTAA
- a CDS encoding winged helix-turn-helix transcriptional regulator, whose amino-acid sequence MVRTKIQNELYPDCPIRNILARISDKWSILVLFTLNQSALMRFNTLQKNIPDISQKMLTVTLRTLEEDGFVKRKVYAEVPPRVEYSLTERAISLLPHINDLITWAKNNMDAILTDRIQNKQKS is encoded by the coding sequence ATGGTAAGAACAAAAATACAAAATGAATTATATCCCGATTGCCCTATTCGGAATATACTTGCTCGCATAAGTGACAAATGGTCGATATTAGTTCTTTTTACATTAAACCAATCTGCATTAATGCGTTTTAATACCTTGCAAAAAAATATCCCGGACATTTCACAGAAAATGCTGACTGTGACTTTAAGAACCCTTGAAGAGGACGGATTTGTCAAAAGAAAAGTATATGCCGAAGTGCCGCCAAGGGTTGAATATTCGCTGACAGAGAGAGCCATCTCCTTATTGCCCCATATCAATGATCTGATAACATGGGCAAAAAATAACATGGATGCCATCTTAACAGACAGAATACAGAACAAGCAAAAATCTTAG